In one Lolium rigidum isolate FL_2022 chromosome 3, APGP_CSIRO_Lrig_0.1, whole genome shotgun sequence genomic region, the following are encoded:
- the LOC124704704 gene encoding ruBisCO large subunit-binding protein subunit alpha, chloroplastic: MENAGAALIREVASKTNDSAGDGTTTASVLAREIIKLGLLSVTSGANPVSIKKGIDKTVLYLVEELEKKSRPVKGSGDIKAIAAISAGNDDFIGTMIAEAINKVGPDGVLSIESSSSFETTVEVEEGMEIDRGYISPQFVTNPEKSVVEFENARVLVTDQKISSIKEIIPLLEQTTQLRAPLLIIAEDVSGEALATLVVNKLRGILNVAAIKAPGFGERRKALLQDIAIVTGAEFQAKDLGQLIEQTTVEQLGVARKVKISQSSTTIIADVATKDEIQGRIAQLKRELSQTDSVYDSEKLAERIAKLSGGVAVIKVGAATETELEDRKLRIEDAKNATFAAIEEGIVPGGGAAYVHLSTFVPAIKEKLDDPEERLGADIIQKALLAPASLIAHNAGVEGEVIVEKIKSSEWEFGYNAMTDTHENLVDAGVIDPAKVTRCALQNAASVAGMVLTTQAIVVEKPSKKAPAAAGMPGGMM, encoded by the exons ATGGAGAACGCTGGCGCTGCTTTGATTCGCGAG GTTGCTAGCAAGACAAACGACTCCGCTGGTGATGGGACCACGACCGCATCTGTCCTGGCTCGCGAGATCATCAAGCTGGGCCTATTGAGTGTTACCTCGGGGGCGAACCCGGTGTCTATCAAGAAGGGCATTGATAAGACAGTGCTATATCTAGTCGAGGAACTTGAGAAGAAGTCGAGGCCTGTGAAGGGCAGTGGGGACATCAAAG CTATTGCCGCTATATCTGCTGGAAACGATGACTTTATTGGGACCATGATTGCGGAGGCTATCAACAAAGTTGGTCCCGATGGTGTTCTCTCCATCGAGTCATCGTCGTCGTTTGAGACTACTGTTGAAGTGGAGGAGGGAATGGAG aTTGACAGAGGATACATCTCTCCTCAGTTTGTCACGAACCCTGAGAAGTCCGTTGTTGAGTTTGAAAACGCTAGAGTTCTCGTCACTGATCAGAAGATCTCCTCGATTAAAGAAATCATTCCTTTGTTGGAGCAAACTACGCAGTTGAGAGCACCACTTCTCATAATTGCAGAGGACGTATCTGGTGAGGCTTTGGCAACTTTGGTTGTCAACAAGCTTAGAGGAATCCTGAATGTAGCTGCTATTAAAGCTCCTGGTTTTGGTGAAAGGCGCAAGGCTCTTCTTCAAGACATTGCCATCGTTACCG GTGCTGAATTCCAGGCCAAAGATCTTGGCCAACTGATTGAGCAGACAACAGTGGAGCAGCTTGGCGTAGCTCGGAAAGTGAAAATCTCCCAGTCATCCACAACCATCATAGCAGATGTCGCCACCAAAGACGAGATCCAGGGAAGAATCGCACAGCTGAAGAGAGAGCTCTCTCAGACAGACTCGGTGTACGATTCCGAGAAGTTGGCAGAGAGAATCGCTAAGCTTTCTGGCGGAGTTGCCGTGATAAAGGTTGGAGCCGCGACCGAGACGGAGCTTGAGGATCGCAAGCTCCGAATAGAGGATGCCAAGAACGCGACTTTTGCGGCCATAGAGGAAGGTATCGTacctggtggtggtgctgcttatGTCCATCTGTCCACGTTTGTGCCAGCCATCAAGGAGAAGTTGGACGACCCCGAGGAGCGCCTTGGTGCTGATATCATCCAGAAG GCTCTGTTGGCCCCCGCATCACTGATAGCCCACAACGCCGGGGTGGAAGGGGAGGTGATCGTGGAGAAGATCAAGTCCAGCGAGTGGGAGTTTGGGTACAACGCGATGACGGACACGCACGAGAACCTGGTGGATGCGGGTGTGATTGACCCCGCCAAGGTGACGCGGTGCGCCCTGCAGAATGCGGCGTCGGTGGCCGGGATGGTCCTGACGACCCAGGCCATTGTTGTCGAGAAGCCGAGCAAGAAGGCCCCCGCTGCCGCCGGTATGCCAGGGGGCATGATGTAG